In Micrococcus luteus NCTC 2665, a single window of DNA contains:
- a CDS encoding HpcH/HpaI aldolase family protein gives MPVRHNPQPLFRDLFTPEAVAARGGRPAAGMFLSSGDPTTAEICAGAGLDYLLIDAEHAPLTLQDVLAQLRTIAGYRVPTLVRVPALDTVAIKQFLDLGAQTLLVPMVDDAAMARRAVAAARYPDGSAEGGVRGVGSALARSGRWNRIPGYLPGAADHVSVIVQIETAAGVRNADEIAAVDGIDGVFIGPSDLSASLGLLGQQSHPEVVAAVEEVITKVKAAGKIVGVNAFVPAQADAYAAAGADYVNVGADVALLARAAEALADRWCPAPTDAAADREGAPRASY, from the coding sequence ATGCCCGTCCGCCACAACCCGCAGCCGCTGTTCCGCGACCTCTTCACGCCCGAGGCCGTCGCCGCCCGTGGGGGCCGCCCCGCCGCCGGCATGTTCCTCTCCTCCGGGGACCCGACGACGGCGGAGATCTGCGCCGGCGCGGGCCTCGACTACCTGCTCATCGACGCCGAGCACGCCCCGCTGACCCTGCAGGACGTCCTCGCCCAGCTGCGCACGATCGCCGGCTACCGCGTGCCCACCCTGGTGCGTGTGCCGGCGCTGGACACCGTGGCCATCAAGCAGTTCCTGGACCTGGGCGCCCAGACGCTGCTGGTGCCCATGGTCGACGACGCCGCGATGGCCCGCCGCGCCGTGGCCGCCGCCCGCTACCCGGACGGCTCCGCCGAGGGCGGGGTGCGCGGCGTGGGCTCCGCCCTGGCGCGCTCCGGCCGCTGGAACCGGATCCCCGGCTACCTGCCCGGCGCGGCGGACCACGTCTCCGTGATCGTGCAGATCGAGACGGCCGCCGGCGTGCGCAACGCGGACGAGATCGCGGCGGTGGACGGGATCGACGGCGTCTTCATCGGCCCCTCGGACCTCTCCGCGTCCCTGGGCCTGCTCGGCCAGCAGTCGCACCCGGAGGTGGTGGCCGCGGTCGAGGAGGTCATCACGAAGGTCAAGGCCGCCGGGAAGATCGTGGGCGTCAACGCGTTCGTGCCCGCGCAGGCCGACGCCTACGCCGCCGCCGGTGCGGACTACGTCAACGTGGGCGCCGACGTCGCCCTGCTGGCCCGCGCCGCCGAGGCCCTCGCCGACCGCTGGTGCCCGGCGCCGACCGACGCAGCGGCCGACAGGGAGGGCGCGCCCCGCGCGTCGTACTGA
- a CDS encoding fumarylacetoacetate hydrolase family protein, which produces MLDHETHVKIADELHRAGIDRVPVPRLTARYPEMEIEDSYAVQRIWAECQVEAGRRKVGHKIGLTSKAMQDATGIDEPDYGVIFDDQVFESGHVYAWKKYTHPRVEMELAFVLKDELRGPGLNLMDVLRATEYVVPALEVLDSRIEMEGRTITDTISDNAALGSLVIGGRPVGVHDVDLRWVSGILSRNEEIIETGVAAGVLNHPANGVHWLANRIAGHGDALEAGEIVLAGSFTRPMWVYEGDTVYADYGPLGTITCRFA; this is translated from the coding sequence GTGCTGGACCACGAGACCCACGTCAAGATCGCCGACGAGCTGCACCGCGCGGGCATCGACCGCGTGCCGGTGCCGCGGCTGACCGCGCGCTACCCGGAGATGGAGATCGAGGACTCGTACGCCGTCCAGCGCATCTGGGCCGAGTGCCAGGTCGAGGCGGGCCGCCGCAAGGTGGGCCACAAGATCGGCCTGACCTCGAAGGCCATGCAGGACGCCACCGGAATCGACGAGCCGGACTACGGCGTGATCTTCGACGACCAAGTGTTCGAGTCCGGCCACGTCTACGCGTGGAAGAAGTACACCCACCCCCGCGTCGAGATGGAGCTGGCGTTCGTGCTCAAGGACGAGCTGCGCGGCCCCGGCCTGAACCTGATGGACGTGCTGCGCGCCACCGAGTACGTGGTGCCCGCGCTCGAAGTGTTGGACTCCCGCATCGAGATGGAGGGCCGCACCATCACGGACACCATCTCGGACAACGCCGCCCTGGGCTCCCTGGTGATCGGCGGCCGCCCCGTGGGCGTGCACGACGTGGACCTGCGCTGGGTCTCCGGCATCCTCTCCCGCAACGAGGAGATCATCGAGACCGGCGTGGCCGCGGGCGTGCTGAACCACCCGGCCAACGGCGTGCACTGGCTGGCCAACCGCATCGCCGGGCACGGAGACGCGCTCGAAGCCGGTGAGATCGTGCTCGCCGGCTCCTTCACCCGCCCGATGTGGGTCTACGAGGGCGACACCGTCTACGCCGACTACGGCCCACTGGGCACCATCACCTGCCGCTTCGCCTGA
- the hpaD gene encoding 3,4-dihydroxyphenylacetate 2,3-dioxygenase: MTNLESRQKTSSGFFVTKEAPIDPENPLPTPTSEAPDILRCASMELVVTDLAASREFYVDVLGLVVTEEDEETVYLRSMEEFIHHNLVLRQGETAAVAAFSYRVRTPEDLDKAVAFYEELGCRVERRRDGFVKGVGDSVRVEDPLGFPYEFFHDVEHVERLAWRYDLYTPGALVRLDHFNQVTPDVPRAARYMQDLGFRVTEDIQDEKGTVYAAWMRRKPTVHDTAMTGGDGPRMHHVCFATHEKHNILAICDKLGALRMSDHIERGPGRHGVSNAFYLYLRDPDGHRVEVYTQDYYTGDPDNPVVTWDVHDNQRRDWWGTPVVPSWYTDASRVLDLDGNLQPLVSRTDDSEMAVTIGADGFSYTREEQGEESLPEWKQGEYKLGNQL, encoded by the coding sequence ATGACCAACCTCGAGAGCCGCCAGAAGACCTCCTCCGGCTTCTTCGTCACGAAGGAAGCCCCCATCGACCCGGAGAACCCCCTCCCCACCCCGACGTCCGAGGCGCCGGACATCCTGCGCTGCGCCTCGATGGAGCTCGTGGTCACGGACCTCGCCGCCTCCCGCGAGTTCTACGTGGACGTGCTCGGCCTCGTGGTCACCGAGGAGGACGAGGAGACCGTCTACCTGCGCTCCATGGAGGAGTTCATCCACCACAACCTGGTGCTGCGCCAGGGCGAGACCGCCGCCGTGGCCGCGTTCTCCTACCGCGTGCGCACCCCCGAGGACCTGGACAAGGCGGTCGCCTTCTACGAGGAGCTGGGCTGCCGTGTCGAGCGCCGGAGGGACGGCTTCGTCAAGGGCGTCGGCGACTCCGTGCGCGTCGAGGACCCGCTGGGCTTCCCCTACGAGTTCTTCCACGACGTCGAGCACGTGGAGCGCCTGGCCTGGCGCTATGACCTCTACACCCCGGGCGCCCTGGTCCGCCTGGACCACTTCAACCAGGTGACCCCGGATGTGCCGCGCGCCGCCCGCTACATGCAGGACCTGGGCTTCCGCGTCACCGAGGACATCCAGGACGAGAAGGGCACCGTCTACGCCGCGTGGATGCGCCGCAAGCCCACCGTGCACGACACCGCCATGACCGGCGGCGACGGCCCCCGGATGCACCACGTGTGCTTCGCCACGCATGAGAAGCACAACATCCTGGCGATCTGCGACAAGCTCGGCGCCCTGCGCATGTCCGACCACATCGAGCGCGGCCCGGGACGCCACGGCGTCTCCAACGCGTTCTACCTCTACCTGCGCGACCCGGACGGCCACCGCGTGGAGGTCTACACCCAGGACTACTACACCGGTGACCCGGACAACCCCGTGGTCACCTGGGACGTGCACGACAACCAGCGTCGCGACTGGTGGGGCACCCCGGTCGTGCCGTCCTGGTACACCGACGCCTCCCGCGTGCTGGACCTCGACGGCAACCTGCAGCCGCTGGTCTCCCGCACCGACGACTCGGAGATGGCCGTGACCATCGGCGCCGACGGCTTCTCCTACACCCGCGAGGAGCAGGGCGAGGAGTCCCTGCCGGAGTGGAAGCAGGGCGAGTACAAGCTCGGCAACCAGCTCTGA